A window of Cryptomeria japonica chromosome 3, Sugi_1.0, whole genome shotgun sequence contains these coding sequences:
- the LOC131069212 gene encoding ethylene-responsive transcription factor ERF012-like, whose protein sequence is MSNGGEEMRFRGVRKRKWGKYVAEIRSGKRSRISLGSYFTPEAAARAYDAALLCLRGPTATSFNFQDLQFNSTALTAAQSNPSPQAIRTAAIVVGSACDVVPARYFHNNNNEIFEETAPNAEKEKSPEGGETTNDQGNALVEEKIAGEEQQICESSDVLLCLRGSNSSSFNFSDSQFNSTALEMDPPPDIIQTTAIAAGSALDSVPARFHNNVEDSEDKETLTHFGQGVNDQGIADRVEEEEDMSEVDEAKYFLQSPEEISYEDRVQMSLLLPEEKEMMQPSNPSEIFTDFRTLDEAIFQATSGNPPH, encoded by the coding sequence ATGTCTAATGGTGGAGAAGAAATGAGATTCCGAGGCGTGAGAAAGAGGAAATGGGGAAAATATGTAGCCGAGATTCGATCTGGAAAGAGATCGCGCATATCGTTGGGGTCATACTTCACTCCTGAAGCTGCAGCTCGCGCTTATGACGCTGCGCTCTTGTGCCTCCGAGGACCTACCGCAACATCTTTCAATTTCCAAGACTTGCAGTTCAACTCGACTGCATTGACGGCTGCACAGAGCAATCCATCACCGCAGGCTATTCGAACAGCTGCGATTGTGGTTGGCTCTGCCTGCGACGTCGTTCCTGCAAGATACTTCCATAATAATAACAATGAAATCTTTGAGGAGACCGCACCCAACGCTGAGAAAGAGAAGTCACCCGAAGGTGGAGAAACTACTAATGATCAAGGGAATGCATTGGTTGAGGAGAAAATTGCAGGAGAAGAACAGCAGATATGTGAATCAAGTGATGTGCTCTTGTGCCTCCGAGGGTCCAACTCTTCGTCTTTCAATTTTTCGGACTCACAGTTCAACTCAACTGCATTGGAGATGGACCCTCCACCCGACATTATTCAAACAACTGCCATTGCGGCTGGGTCAGCGTTGGACTCTGTTCCTGCAAGATTCCACAATAATGTGGAGGATAGTGAGGACAAAGAAACCTTAACCCATTTTGGCCAAGGCGTTAATGATCAAGGGATTGCAGATAGAGTGGAGGAAGAAGAAGATATGAGTGAGGTGGATGAAGCAAAATATTTTCTACAGTCTCCGGAGGAAATATCTTATGAGGACAGAGTTCAGATGTCCCTACTGTTGCCTGAGGAGAAGGAGATGATGCAGCCTTCCAATCCATCTGAAATCTTCACTGATTTTCGTACATTGGATGAAGCCATTTTCCAGGCGACGTCAGGAAACCCTCCTCATTAA